GATGTCCTGGCCTGGGTCGGCGAGGCGCGGCACACCATCGTGACGTTCGACGAGGAGTCCGGCGAACTCGTTGCCGACCTCGTGAACGGGAGCGAGACGGAGGTCCCGAACCCCGAAGGCTCCGACCTGTGGTTCGAGGACTACGAAGAAGAAGGATCCCTCGCGCTCACGGTGACCGTGCCGGAGGACATTTCGTTTGTCATCGCCTCCGATGGAGTCGAGCCCGCACCGTCCGACATCAGCATCACGTGGCCGGTTGACACGTCAACGCCGCTCGTAGGTCCCATGATCCTCGGCGGCGCGGCATTTGCACTGCTCGGAATCGCGCTCCTCATCTGGGCCACCCTGCACATGCGCTCGGCGCACGGACCCAAACGAAGCACGCCGGCGGTGCCCGGCGCCAAGAAGCGCCGCTTCGGTCGACGTCCCACGTTCCCCGCCGCCGATCAGGCGAGCATTCCGACCTGGCGCAACCCGGACGCCGCATCGGCGGACTCGGAACCGACGGCACCGGAGTCACCGGAGGTCGACGCGACCGAACCCCAGACCGAACGCCCCGAGAAGACTGAGACGTCCGAAAGCACATCCGTTAGCCAGCCCGCCGAGCAGGACGGCGATCAGCCGCGAACCGAACGCACCTTTATGGTGGCGAAGAGGCGTGGCATCCTTGCTGTCCCGTTGCTCGTTACTGCTCTCGCCCTCACCGGATGCTCGGCCGACGTCTGGCCGGACGGCGCTGCCGACGCGACCCCCACGCCCACCGCGACCCTGCCGGAGGGCGCCGAGCTCACGCCTCCGGCGACCACCGTGCGCCAGGTCGAGCGCATCGTCGCCCAGGTGAGCGCACTGGCCGCTGAGGCGGACGAGACCCGCGATGCAACAATCCTGGAGCCGAGGTTCGAGGGCCCTGCGCTCGAGCTGCGCACCGCGAACTATGCGATTCGCAACGCCGACGCGAACATTGCACCCCTCACCGCCATCCCCGACGGCCCTGTCAAGGTGACCCTGCCGCAGCAGACCGACACGTGGCCGCGCACCGTGTTCGCCGTCATTCAGGACGACCAGGATGCGACCATCCCCCCGATCGCGCTCTACCTCGTTCAGGAGGACCCGCGGAGTAACTACAAGGTCAACTACGCGATCACTCTCGAGCCGTCCGCCGTGCTGCCGGACGTGGCACCCGCCAACATCGGCGCTGCCCGGCTGCCCGCGGACAGCGGCCTCCTCGCGATGACCCCGGAGGATGCCGCGCTCGCCTACGCCGACATCCTCATGAAGGACGTCGAGAGCGAGTCCTACCTCCTGTTCGAGGCGGACGGTGACACCCTGCGCACCAACGTCGGACTCGACGCGAAAAACCAGATCTCTGCGAGCCTGCCGGCGACCGCTGCCGCGAGCTTCAGCAACGGTCTCGGTGAGGCCGACCCGATTGCCATGGCCACCAACGACGCCGGTGCGATCGTTGCGGTCACTCTCACCGAGACGACGACCGTGACACCGGTCGAGGCGGGCGCGGCGATCAACCCGTCCGGTCAGGTCAAGGCACTCTCCGGCATCGCGGTCAGCACGAAGGGTGTCGTCGCGACCTACAGCGACCAGCTGCTCTTCGCGATCCCCCCGGCGGGAAGTGATGCGAAGATCGTTCTGTTGGGGTATAGCCAGGGACTTGTGAGTGCAACGGAGGTCGGATGACGAACGCGCCAATGGGCGGAAACCTTCGAGGTGCGGTTGACCTGTCGTCGCTTGTGCGTCCAGCGAACCCCGAGCCGGCGGCGAGCGGCGGCGTCTCGCGAACCGCAAACGACTCGAGTTTCACGGCCGTGCTCGACCTGTCGCAGACGGTTCCCGTTATCGTCGAGTTCCTCGCCCCGGGGGAGTCGTCGAGGCTCGCCTCGATCGTCGAGTCGTACAACGGCAAGATCGCCATCGCGACGGTTGATGCATCCACGAGCCCTCAGCTTGTTCAGGCTTTCCAGGTCGCCGAGCTTCCCACGGTCGCAGCGGTTGTCGCAGGTCGGCCCGTCCAACTCTTCGCTGGTGTGCCTGCCGAGGAGGATGTTCGCTCCGTGTTCGATCAGATCCTCCAGCTCGCGGTGCAGCAGGGTGTGACCGGAACTCTCGCCACGTCCGAGACGGGGGAGCCGACCGAGGAACCCCTGCCGCCGCTTCACCAGGAGGCCTACGACGCCATCTCCGCGGGGGACTACGCTCGCGCGATCACCGCCTACCAGACGGCGATCGCCCAAAACCCGCGGGACAACCTCGCCGTCGCCGGTCTCGCGCAGGTGTCCCTCCTGTCACGCCTCGATGGCCTCACGGCCGACCAGGTGCGCACCGCCGCAGCCGAGAAACCCGGCGACGCGGATGCCCAACTCGCGGTAGCGGACCTCGACGTGTCGGGCGGCCACCTCGAGGACGCGTTCTCGCGACTCCTCGACCTGTTCCCGACACTCGAGCAGTCGGACAAAGACCGCGTTCGCGCGCGCCTACTCGACTACTTCGAGATCGCCGGTGTCGAGGACCCGCGCGTTGTTGCCGCGCGTCGTCGTCTCACTCTCCTGCTGTTCTAGACGTCCGTGAATCCGTCGGAGGAGTTCGTTCGACCCACGGCGTGGCAGTGGGATGTTCGTGCCCGTGTGCTGCAGCTCTTCGGCGTCGGCGGGCTCATCGGGCTCGCGGCGTCCGCGATCGCCGGGGCGGGCATCCTCGCGGCGGTTTTCGCCGTGGTGATGCTCGGATTTTTCGCCGCCTCAGTGGTGCTCGCGGTGCGTGTGGGTGGCGTTGCCCGCCGTGAACAGGAGCTGGGGTACTCGACGATCTTCGACTTTCCGGGGTACGCGCTGCGAGACGGCCGCACACTCGAATTGCTCCGCGACGGCGAGACACCGCCGGAGACACCCGGCCGTCGATCGCTCCTCGGCGGCATGATTGCGACGCTCCGCAGGGACGCTGGCGAAGGAAAGGGTGACAGGGATGCGGGCTGAGGATGTGCGCGCTGACTTTCCCCTCCTCGACTCGAGCGTGAACGGGCATCCGCTCGTCTACCTCGACTCGGCGGCCACGGCCCAAAAGCCCCTCGCGGTGCTCGAGGCCGAACGCGAGTTTCTGACCACAACCAATGCTGCGGTCAACAGGGGAGCCCACACGCTCGCGGCTCGAGCGACCGATGCCTTCGACGACGCCAGGGCAGCCGTTGCGCGGTTTGTCGGAGCGCGGGATGACGAGATCGTGTGGACGTCCAACGCAACGGAGGGCATCAACCTCATCGCGACGGCGCTCTCGAACGCGTCCACCGCCGATGCGCAGTATCGTTCGCTCGCCCTCACCCCCGGCGACGAGATCGTGGTCACCGAGCTCGAGCACCACGCCAACCTGATCCCGTGGCAGCAACTCGCTCAGCGCACGGGCGCGGTTCTTCGCTACATTCCCGTCGACGATGACGGGGCGCTGCTGCTCGACACGCTCGAGTCCGTGGTCACACCCCGTGCGCGCATCGTCGCCGTCTCGCACGTCTCGAATGTGCTCGGCACCGTGACACCCCTCGAGCCGATCATCGCGAGAGCTCACGAGGTCGGCGCACTCATCGTTCTCGACGCGTGCCAGTCTGTGCCCCATCTGCCCGTCGACGTCCGCGCTCTCGACGTCGATTTCGCAGTGTTCTCGGGACACAAGATGCTCGGGCCAACAGGAATCGGCGCGCTATACGGCCGTCGCGAACTGCTCGAAGCGCTACCGCCCGCATCCACGGGCGGCTCCATGATCACCACGGTCACCATGGAGCGGGCCGAGTTCCTGCCACCTCGGCTGCGCTTCGAGCCCGGCACTCAGCGGGTCTCGCAGGCAGTCGCGCTCGCCGAAGCGGTGCGCTACCTCGAGCGGATCGGCATGCCCGCCGTAGCCGATCACTCGGTGCGCCTCGGCGCGCGGCTCGTAGAAGGGCTCCGGCAACTCGACGGGGTTCGTGTGCTGGGGGACACCTCGGGTGCCCCACGCATCGGCCTCGCGAGTTTCGAGGTGGCTGGTGTGCACGCCCACGACGTTGGGCAGTTCCTCGACGACCGCGGTATCGCCGTGCGTGTCGGGCATCACTGCGCCCAGCCGCTGCACCGCAGACTCGGGCTGGTCGCGAGTGCTCGGGCGAGTGCATCCGTGTACACGACCGACGAGGAGATCGACGTGTTCTTGGAGGCGCTCGCCGAGGTTCCCGCGTTTTTCGGGGTCGGCCGATGAGCGATCTGGGTGGGCTCTACCAGGAGTTGATTCTCGATCACGCGAAACGACCGCAGGGCCGTGCCCTGCTCGAGAACCCGTCCGGGCAGTCGCATCAGCTCAACCCGACGTGCGGCGACGAGGTGACGGTGACGATCCGGGTCGAGAACGGTGTCGTGTCGGGCTTCGGGTGGGAAGGTCACGGTTGCGCGATCTCGCAGTCCTCGGCATCCATTCTCTCGGCGCTCATCGTGGGTCGCTCGATCGAGGACACTCGCGGGTTCATCGAGGAGTTCCGCAGCGTGCTGAGGTCGCGTGGCGAGTTGGAACTCGACGAGGAGCGCTTCGGCGACGCGATCGCCTTCAACGGGGTCTCGCGCTACACGGCCCGCGTGAAGTGCGCGATGCTCCCGTGGGTTGCCCTCGAGGCCGCGCTGATCGCCTCCTGAGGTGCCCACTTCGGTGGGTTCTCCGCGCGAAAAACCCACCGAAGTGGGCACCTCACGGTGGGAAACCTAGGCCGGTGCCAGCCAGAGACCGCCGAGCGGCGGCAGAGTGAGTTCGACGGATGCCGGGCGCCCACCCCACGGCTCGCCCTGCGCCTCGACGGCGCCGTAGTTTCCGACGCCCGAGCCGCCGAACTCGCCGGCGTCGGTGTTGATCACCTCGCGCCACGTGCCAGCGAACGGTAGCCCGATGCGGTACGGACCGACCGGATTTCCGCTGAAGTTGAAGATGCCGACGAGCGGCGCCCCCTCCCGCGACCACCGCAGGAACGCCACGATGTTCTGACCGGAGTTGCCGCCATCGATCCATTCGAAACCGGCGGGCGAGTTGTCCTGCTCCCACAGCGCCGGATGTGAGCGATATGCGCGGTTGAGTTCGCCGACCAGTCGCTGCAGACCCTGGTGAACCGGCTGATCGAGGATCCACCAGTCGAGGCCGCGCTCCTCGCTCCACTCGGAGGGCTGACCGAACTCGCTCCCCATGAACAGCAATTGTTTGCCGGGGTGGGCCCACATGAACGACAGGTACACCCGCATATTGGCGAGCTTCTGCCACTGGTCGCCCGGCATCTTGTGCAAGAGCGAACCCTTGCCGTGGACGACCTCATCGTGGCTGATGGGCAGCATGAAGCTCTCGCTGAACGCGTACAGGAATGAGAACGTGATGTCGCCGTGGTGATACGACCGGTACATGGGGTCCTCCGCCATGTACTGGAGGGTGTCGTGCATCCACCCCATGTTCCACTTCATTCCGAACCCGAGGCCCGATTCCGAGGTCGGCTTCGTGACGCCGGGCCAACTCGTTGACTCCTCGGCGATCATGACGATGCCGGGGTTGCGTTTGTAGGCGGTCGCATTGACCTCCTGGAGGAAGCTGATGGCCTCGAGATTCTCGCGACCGCCGTACTGATTGGGCAGCCACTGACCCTCCTCGCGGGAGTAATCGAGGTAAAGCATCGAAGCAACAGCGTCGACCCTCAGGCCGTCGATGTGAAACTCTTCGAGCCAGTACAGGGCATTGGCGACGAGGAAGTTACGCACCTGGGACTGCCCGAAGTTGAAGATGAGCGTGCCCCAGTCGAGCTGCTCGCCGCGTCGCGGGTCGGAGTGCTCGTAGAGAGCCTCACCATCGAAGCGGGCGAGTGCCCACTCGTCCTTGGGGAAGTGGCCCGGCACCCAGTCCATAATGACGCCGATGCCCGCACCGTGAAGGCGATCGATGAGGTACTTGAAGTCGTCGGGGTGGCCGAAACGACTCGTGGGCGCGTAGTACCCCGTGACCTGGTAACCCCAGGAACCGCCGAACGGATGCTCGGCCAGCGGCAGGAACTCGACGTGCGTGAACCCGAGCTCCTGCACGTAGCCAATCAGTTCGTCCGCGACGGAGCGGTAGTCCAGTCCCGGTCGCCACGACCCGAGGTGCACTTCGTAGACGCTCATGGCGCCGTTGTGGGGGTCCGATGCGGCGCGCCGGGTCATCCAGTCGCCGTCCCGCCACTCATAGAGTGACTGGCCGATCTTGGACGCGGTTGCCGGCGGAACCTCGGTGTAGCGGGCCATGGGGTCAGCGCGTTTGACCCACTCGCCGGAGCCGGTCAAGAGTTCGAACTTGTAGGCGTTGCCGGGCTCGAGCCCCGGGATGAAGATCTCCCAGACACCGTTGTCGTCGAGTCGGCGCATCGCGTGGCCGACGCCGTTCCACCCGTTGAAGTCGCCGATCACGCGTGCGGCGTGCGCGTGCGGGGCCCACACGCTGAACGACGTTCCCGCGACACCCTCGTGCGGGCGGAAGTGCGCGCCGAGAACGTGCCACAACTGTTCGTGGCGACCCTCACCCCACAGGTAGAGGTCGATCTCGCCCACCGATGGCACAAAACGGTACGGGTCGTCCGCGGTCCAACCCGGTCCGTTTTCGTAGGTCGTCTCGACCTCGTACGCCTGTCCGGGATCGGGCGCGAAACCTTCCCACAACCCGTCGGCGACGTGAGTGAGCGGCACACGAGTACCGTCGGCGCGCACCGCGGTGACGGTCGCGGCCAGCGGTCGCACGGCACGGATGATCCACCCATCGTTGTGGCGATGGGCGCCGAGCGTGGCGTGAGGCTGGGGGTGCCTGCCCTCGACGAGCGATCGGATGTGGTCGGGGTGCAGTTCCGGAAGGGTGACGGGCTTCTTGGGCATCAGCGACCTCGCGGGTACTCGACGTGGAGGATGTGCATGGGCTGGGTGAAGGCATCCAACCGCACGTAGTTATCGCGGCCCCACTCGAAGGTGTCGCCGGAGAGCAAGTCGTGCACGGTGAACCGTGCATCGGGGTCGAGCCCCAGTCGCGTGAGGTCGAGGTGCACCGTCGTCTCGCGCACCGAGTGCGGGTCGACGTTGGCGACAACGATGATGGCGTCGGGTCGACCGCCGGGAGCGTATGCGCCGGCGAGGTACTTCGTATAGACGAGGATCGAGTCGTCGTCGCTCCAGTGCACGTCGAGATTGCGCAGCTGCCGCAGTGCCGGATGCTCGGCCCGAATCTCGTTGAGGCGTGTCAGGTACGGCGCAAGCGAGCGACCGGCTTTCTCCGCTCCCGCCCAGTCCCGAAGCTTGTACTCGTACTTCTCGTTGTCGATGTTCTCCTCGCTGCCCGGGCGCGCCACGTGCTCGAAGAGTTCGTACCCGGCGTACACACCCCAGCTGGGGCTCGCGGTCGCGGCGAGGCCCGCGCGAATGCGGTAGGCGGGGACACCACCGAACTGCAGGTACTCGGTGAGGATGTCGGGGGTGTTGACGAAGAGGTTCGGCCGAAGGAAGGCCGACGTCTCATGGGAGATCGACTCGAAGAACTCCGCCAGTTCGTCCTTCGTGTTGCGCCACGTGAAATACGTGTACGACTGCTGGAAACCTACCTGCGCGAGCGACTGCAGCATCGCGGGGCGCGTGAACGCTTCCGCGAGGAACACGACATCCGGGAACTCACTGTTGATCTCGTGGAGCACGATCTCCCAGAACTGCAACGGCTTCGTGTGCGGATTGTCGACACGGAAGATCCGCACACCCAACCCGATCCAGTAGCGCAGCAAGCGCAGCACTTCGGCCCGAATGCCCTCGGGATCGTTGTCGAAGTTGATCGGGTAGATGTCCTGATACTTCTTGGGAGGGTTCTCCGCGAAAGCGATCGAGCCGTCCGGCAGTGTCGTGAACCACTCCGGGTGCTCGGTGACCCACGGATGATCCGGCGAAGCCTGGAGTGCAAAGTCGAGCGCTACCTCGATGCCTGCCTTCTTCGCCTGGCCGAGGAAGTAGCTGAAGTCCTTCACCGTGCCGAGGTCGGGGTGCACGGCATCGTGACCGCCGTCGGCGGAACCAATCGC
This genomic window from Antiquaquibacter oligotrophicus contains:
- a CDS encoding co-chaperone YbbN — protein: MTNAPMGGNLRGAVDLSSLVRPANPEPAASGGVSRTANDSSFTAVLDLSQTVPVIVEFLAPGESSRLASIVESYNGKIAIATVDASTSPQLVQAFQVAELPTVAAVVAGRPVQLFAGVPAEEDVRSVFDQILQLAVQQGVTGTLATSETGEPTEEPLPPLHQEAYDAISAGDYARAITAYQTAIAQNPRDNLAVAGLAQVSLLSRLDGLTADQVRTAAAEKPGDADAQLAVADLDVSGGHLEDAFSRLLDLFPTLEQSDKDRVRARLLDYFEIAGVEDPRVVAARRRLTLLLF
- a CDS encoding SufS family cysteine desulfurase codes for the protein MRAEDVRADFPLLDSSVNGHPLVYLDSAATAQKPLAVLEAEREFLTTTNAAVNRGAHTLAARATDAFDDARAAVARFVGARDDEIVWTSNATEGINLIATALSNASTADAQYRSLALTPGDEIVVTELEHHANLIPWQQLAQRTGAVLRYIPVDDDGALLLDTLESVVTPRARIVAVSHVSNVLGTVTPLEPIIARAHEVGALIVLDACQSVPHLPVDVRALDVDFAVFSGHKMLGPTGIGALYGRRELLEALPPASTGGSMITTVTMERAEFLPPRLRFEPGTQRVSQAVALAEAVRYLERIGMPAVADHSVRLGARLVEGLRQLDGVRVLGDTSGAPRIGLASFEVAGVHAHDVGQFLDDRGIAVRVGHHCAQPLHRRLGLVASARASASVYTTDEEIDVFLEALAEVPAFFGVGR
- the sufU gene encoding Fe-S cluster assembly sulfur transfer protein SufU; translation: MSDLGGLYQELILDHAKRPQGRALLENPSGQSHQLNPTCGDEVTVTIRVENGVVSGFGWEGHGCAISQSSASILSALIVGRSIEDTRGFIEEFRSVLRSRGELELDEERFGDAIAFNGVSRYTARVKCAMLPWVALEAALIAS
- the glgB gene encoding 1,4-alpha-glucan branching protein GlgB; amino-acid sequence: MPKKPVTLPELHPDHIRSLVEGRHPQPHATLGAHRHNDGWIIRAVRPLAATVTAVRADGTRVPLTHVADGLWEGFAPDPGQAYEVETTYENGPGWTADDPYRFVPSVGEIDLYLWGEGRHEQLWHVLGAHFRPHEGVAGTSFSVWAPHAHAARVIGDFNGWNGVGHAMRRLDDNGVWEIFIPGLEPGNAYKFELLTGSGEWVKRADPMARYTEVPPATASKIGQSLYEWRDGDWMTRRAASDPHNGAMSVYEVHLGSWRPGLDYRSVADELIGYVQELGFTHVEFLPLAEHPFGGSWGYQVTGYYAPTSRFGHPDDFKYLIDRLHGAGIGVIMDWVPGHFPKDEWALARFDGEALYEHSDPRRGEQLDWGTLIFNFGQSQVRNFLVANALYWLEEFHIDGLRVDAVASMLYLDYSREEGQWLPNQYGGRENLEAISFLQEVNATAYKRNPGIVMIAEESTSWPGVTKPTSESGLGFGMKWNMGWMHDTLQYMAEDPMYRSYHHGDITFSFLYAFSESFMLPISHDEVVHGKGSLLHKMPGDQWQKLANMRVYLSFMWAHPGKQLLFMGSEFGQPSEWSEERGLDWWILDQPVHQGLQRLVGELNRAYRSHPALWEQDNSPAGFEWIDGGNSGQNIVAFLRWSREGAPLVGIFNFSGNPVGPYRIGLPFAGTWREVINTDAGEFGGSGVGNYGAVEAQGEPWGGRPASVELTLPPLGGLWLAPA
- a CDS encoding alpha-1,4-glucan--maltose-1-phosphate maltosyltransferase translates to MATEYAPELGRIPIRHLSPVSPENRWSSKAYVGEVVPFEATVFREGHDLLGVRLLLTDPSGKTTTHVMHGVAPGTDRWRTEAKLDSEGQWTWRVRAFGDDWATWLHNAEIKIPARVDVELMITMGRQLLARAGTRKIVQDAIAAFDDESLSADAKLEVALDPRLTAAIEARPLASLITESDTFSIRVERERAGVGSWYEFFPRSEGAKRLKDGTWVSGTFRTAARRLPAVVAMGFDVLYLPPIHPIGYQFRKGPNNTLVTAPGDPGSPWAIGSADGGHDAVHPDLGTVKDFSYFLGQAKKAGIEVALDFALQASPDHPWVTEHPEWFTTLPDGSIAFAENPPKKYQDIYPINFDNDPEGIRAEVLRLLRYWIGLGVRIFRVDNPHTKPLQFWEIVLHEINSEFPDVVFLAEAFTRPAMLQSLAQVGFQQSYTYFTWRNTKDELAEFFESISHETSAFLRPNLFVNTPDILTEYLQFGGVPAYRIRAGLAATASPSWGVYAGYELFEHVARPGSEENIDNEKYEYKLRDWAGAEKAGRSLAPYLTRLNEIRAEHPALRQLRNLDVHWSDDDSILVYTKYLAGAYAPGGRPDAIIVVANVDPHSVRETTVHLDLTRLGLDPDARFTVHDLLSGDTFEWGRDNYVRLDAFTQPMHILHVEYPRGR